The Lepisosteus oculatus isolate fLepOcu1 chromosome 4, fLepOcu1.hap2, whole genome shotgun sequence genome window below encodes:
- the tkta gene encoding transketolase isoform X2, which yields MSVLFFHTMKYKPEDPRNPNNDRFVLSKGHAAPVLYAVWAEAGYLKESELLNLRKIDSVLEGHPVPKQQFVDVATGSLGQGLGAACGMAYTGKYFDKASYRVYCLLGDGELSEGAVWEAMAFASFYQLDNLVAILDINRLGQSDPTPLQHQVEKYQRRCEAFGWNAIVVDGHSVEELCKVFCQAKHQPTAIIAKTIKGKGIPVAEDKLGWHGKPLPKDMADAVLKELHSRILNNNKRLCPALPIDDAPSVNIRNIRMPSPPSYKPGEKIATRKAYGVALAKLGRSSDRVIALDGDTKNSTFSEIFKNEHPSRYIECYIAEQNMVGVAVGCAARDRTVAFASTFATFFTRAYDQIRMAAISESNINLVGSHCGISIGEDGPSQMGLEDLAMFRAIPTATVFYPCDGVSTEKAVELAANTKGICFIRTSRPENTVIYNNNEDFRVGQAKVVYQSKDDHVTVIGAGVTLHEALSAAEQLKKERINIRVIDPFTIKPLDAKTILEHGKATRGRILTVEDHYYEGGIGEAVAAAVAGEPGVAVHRLAVSHVPRSGKPAELLKIFGIDKDAIVQAVKKMLSGSTNAK from the exons ATGTCCGTGCTCTTTTTCCACACAATGAAGTACAAGCCCGAAGACCCAAGGAATCCCAACAATGACCGCTTTGTGCTTTCCAAG GGTCACGCAGCTCCAGTGCTGTATGCAGTGTGGGCTGAGGCAGGCTACCTCAAGGAAAGCGAGCTGCTGAACCTGCGGAAAATCGACTCCGTTCTGGAAGGACACCCTGTTCCG AAGCAGCAGTTTGTGGATGTAGCTACAGGATCCTTAGGGCAGGGGCTGGGAGCAGCCTGTGGCATGGCCTACACTGGCAAATACTTTGATAAGGCAAG TTACCGTGTGTACTGCCTGCTGGGCGACGGGGAGCTCTCGGAGGGAGCTGTGTGGGAGGCCATGGCCTTCGCCTCATTCTACCAGCTGGATAACCTGGTGGCCATTCTGGATATCAACCGTCTGGGCCAGAGCGACCCCACCCCTCTGCAGCACCAGGTGGAAAAATACCAAAGACGCTGCGAAGCTTTTGG CTGGAATGCCATTGTGGTGGACGGGCACAGTGTGGAGGAGCTCTGCAAAGTGTTCTGCCAAGCCAAGCATCAGCCCACTGCCATTATTGCAAAAACGATCAAAGGGAAAGGAATCCCAG TGGCAGAAGACAAGCTGGGCTGGCACGGCAAGCCTTTGCCCAAGGACATGGCTGACGCCGTGCTGAAGGAGCTGCACAGCCGAATCCTCAACAATAACAAGAGGCTGTGCCCAGCGCTGCCCATCGACGACGCCCCGTCTGTCAACATCAGGAACATCAGGATGCCCAGCCCTCCGAGCTACAAGCCTGGAGAGAAG ATTGCCACGCGGAAAGCGTATGGAGTTGCCTTGGCGAAGCTCGGCCGGTCCAGCGATCGAGTGATCGCTCTAGATGGGGACACCAAGAACTCCACCTTTTCAGAAATCTTCAAGAACGAGCACCCCAGCCGCTACATTGAGTGTTACATCGCAGAGCAGAACATG GTTGGCGTCGCGGTTGGCTGTGCTGCCCGGGACAGGACTGTGGCCTTCGCAAGCACCTTTGCCACCTTCTTCACTCGCGCCTACGACCAAATCCGCATGGCGGCTATATCCGAGAGCAACATCAACCTGGTCGGCTCCCACTGCGGCATCTCCATCG GTGAGGACGGGCCCTCGCAGATGGGATTGGAAGACCTGGCTATGTTCAGAGCCATTCCCACGGCAACCGTTTTCTACCCATGTGACGGCGTGTCCACCGAAAAAGCAGTGGAACTGGCGGCGAACACGAAG GGCATCTGCTTTATAAGAACTAGTCGTCCAGAAAATACCGTCATTTATAACAACAATGAGGACTTTCGTGTTGGACAGGCTAAG GTTGTGTATCAAAGCAAGGATGACCATGTCACTGTGATCGGAGCTGGAGTGACTCTACACGAGGCGCTGTCTGCAGCCGAGCAGCTCAAGAAAG AGAGGATCAACATCAGAGTGATCGATCCTTTTACTATTAAACCTTTGGATGCAAAAACCATTCTTGAACACGGAAAGGCCACTAGGGGTCGTATTCTCACTGTGGAAGACCATTACTATGAAG GTGGCATCGGAGAAGCAGTGGCTGCTGCTGTGGCAGGAGAGCCAGGGGTCGCGGTGCACCGCCTGGCTGTGTCCCACGTCCCGCGGAGCGGCAAGCCCGCGGAGCTGCTCAAGATATTCGGCATCGACAAGGATGCCATCGTACAGGCGGTCAAGAAAATGCTAAGCGGCTCCACCAATGCAAAGTAG
- the tkta gene encoding transketolase isoform X1, which yields MEDYHKPDQQTLQTLRNIANRLRINSIKATTAAGSGHPSSCCSAAEIMSVLFFHTMKYKPEDPRNPNNDRFVLSKGHAAPVLYAVWAEAGYLKESELLNLRKIDSVLEGHPVPKQQFVDVATGSLGQGLGAACGMAYTGKYFDKASYRVYCLLGDGELSEGAVWEAMAFASFYQLDNLVAILDINRLGQSDPTPLQHQVEKYQRRCEAFGWNAIVVDGHSVEELCKVFCQAKHQPTAIIAKTIKGKGIPVAEDKLGWHGKPLPKDMADAVLKELHSRILNNNKRLCPALPIDDAPSVNIRNIRMPSPPSYKPGEKIATRKAYGVALAKLGRSSDRVIALDGDTKNSTFSEIFKNEHPSRYIECYIAEQNMVGVAVGCAARDRTVAFASTFATFFTRAYDQIRMAAISESNINLVGSHCGISIGEDGPSQMGLEDLAMFRAIPTATVFYPCDGVSTEKAVELAANTKGICFIRTSRPENTVIYNNNEDFRVGQAKVVYQSKDDHVTVIGAGVTLHEALSAAEQLKKERINIRVIDPFTIKPLDAKTILEHGKATRGRILTVEDHYYEGGIGEAVAAAVAGEPGVAVHRLAVSHVPRSGKPAELLKIFGIDKDAIVQAVKKMLSGSTNAK from the exons CCATCCTTCATCATGTTGCAGCGCGGCCGAGATCATGTCCGTGCTCTTTTTCCACACAATGAAGTACAAGCCCGAAGACCCAAGGAATCCCAACAATGACCGCTTTGTGCTTTCCAAG GGTCACGCAGCTCCAGTGCTGTATGCAGTGTGGGCTGAGGCAGGCTACCTCAAGGAAAGCGAGCTGCTGAACCTGCGGAAAATCGACTCCGTTCTGGAAGGACACCCTGTTCCG AAGCAGCAGTTTGTGGATGTAGCTACAGGATCCTTAGGGCAGGGGCTGGGAGCAGCCTGTGGCATGGCCTACACTGGCAAATACTTTGATAAGGCAAG TTACCGTGTGTACTGCCTGCTGGGCGACGGGGAGCTCTCGGAGGGAGCTGTGTGGGAGGCCATGGCCTTCGCCTCATTCTACCAGCTGGATAACCTGGTGGCCATTCTGGATATCAACCGTCTGGGCCAGAGCGACCCCACCCCTCTGCAGCACCAGGTGGAAAAATACCAAAGACGCTGCGAAGCTTTTGG CTGGAATGCCATTGTGGTGGACGGGCACAGTGTGGAGGAGCTCTGCAAAGTGTTCTGCCAAGCCAAGCATCAGCCCACTGCCATTATTGCAAAAACGATCAAAGGGAAAGGAATCCCAG TGGCAGAAGACAAGCTGGGCTGGCACGGCAAGCCTTTGCCCAAGGACATGGCTGACGCCGTGCTGAAGGAGCTGCACAGCCGAATCCTCAACAATAACAAGAGGCTGTGCCCAGCGCTGCCCATCGACGACGCCCCGTCTGTCAACATCAGGAACATCAGGATGCCCAGCCCTCCGAGCTACAAGCCTGGAGAGAAG ATTGCCACGCGGAAAGCGTATGGAGTTGCCTTGGCGAAGCTCGGCCGGTCCAGCGATCGAGTGATCGCTCTAGATGGGGACACCAAGAACTCCACCTTTTCAGAAATCTTCAAGAACGAGCACCCCAGCCGCTACATTGAGTGTTACATCGCAGAGCAGAACATG GTTGGCGTCGCGGTTGGCTGTGCTGCCCGGGACAGGACTGTGGCCTTCGCAAGCACCTTTGCCACCTTCTTCACTCGCGCCTACGACCAAATCCGCATGGCGGCTATATCCGAGAGCAACATCAACCTGGTCGGCTCCCACTGCGGCATCTCCATCG GTGAGGACGGGCCCTCGCAGATGGGATTGGAAGACCTGGCTATGTTCAGAGCCATTCCCACGGCAACCGTTTTCTACCCATGTGACGGCGTGTCCACCGAAAAAGCAGTGGAACTGGCGGCGAACACGAAG GGCATCTGCTTTATAAGAACTAGTCGTCCAGAAAATACCGTCATTTATAACAACAATGAGGACTTTCGTGTTGGACAGGCTAAG GTTGTGTATCAAAGCAAGGATGACCATGTCACTGTGATCGGAGCTGGAGTGACTCTACACGAGGCGCTGTCTGCAGCCGAGCAGCTCAAGAAAG AGAGGATCAACATCAGAGTGATCGATCCTTTTACTATTAAACCTTTGGATGCAAAAACCATTCTTGAACACGGAAAGGCCACTAGGGGTCGTATTCTCACTGTGGAAGACCATTACTATGAAG GTGGCATCGGAGAAGCAGTGGCTGCTGCTGTGGCAGGAGAGCCAGGGGTCGCGGTGCACCGCCTGGCTGTGTCCCACGTCCCGCGGAGCGGCAAGCCCGCGGAGCTGCTCAAGATATTCGGCATCGACAAGGATGCCATCGTACAGGCGGTCAAGAAAATGCTAAGCGGCTCCACCAATGCAAAGTAG